The Flavivirga eckloniae genomic interval ATTCTATCTTTCTTAAAAATATCTTGCTTTAATTGTATATTGTTAAAGCCATTGTCCTTAAGCAACCGAATCATATTGCGGCCTAAATACTCGTTGATTTCAAAAAACAACAATCCGTTTTCCTTTAAATTATCCAACGCAAAATACGTAATAGCCTCATAAAACTTCAGAGGGTTTTCGTCCTTTACAAACAATGCCAAATGCGGTTCGTTGTTTACAACATTAGGCCTCATCATTTTCTTTTCTCGCTCTCTAATATAAGGTGGGTTAGATACAATAACATCAAATTTCAAGTTCTTAAAACCTGCATCAACAAGCTCTTTATCTAGAATATCCGATTCAACAAAAGCAACCTCAACATCATTCAATTCTGCATTTGTTTTTGCCACTTTAAGTGCTTCTTTGCTAACATCTAAAGCATATACCTTTGCATTTGGCAAGCTCTTAGCCAAGGAAATAGCGATGCACCCGCTTCCCGTACCAATATCCAATATATTTAGCTGTTGTTGTTTTTCTTTTTTTTGCCTGGAAACAATCCAATCTACAAGCTCTTCCGTTTCCGGTCTGGGAATCAATACATGATTATTAACCTTAAAGGACAAACCATAAAAATCAGTACTCCCTAAAATATATTGAATGGGCTGTTCTTCTTTCAACAATTCCAAAGCTTCTAAAATAGTATCCGTTTTGCCAGCTTTATAACCAGGCTGCAAAGCCAATTGCATTCTGGTTAAGCCATAATACGCCTCTATTAACAGAAAAAAGAAGCTATCTGTCTCCTCTTTCCCATAAATAAGATCCAATTCCTTATGGAATACCCCCTGAATTTCTTTTAAAATCATAAATCTTTAATCATCCAAACACCACACGAATAATGTCCGGTATTTCCCAAAGCACCTTCTATATGCTTAAACCCATAGCTTTCATAAATATGAATAGCCGCTTTAAGTTGCGGGGCAGATTCTAAATAACACTGTTTATAACCTAACGTTTTAGCAGATTGTAAACACTTTTCGAATAATAATTTACCATAACCCTTACCTCTTACCTCTGGAGAAAAATACATTTTTTGAATTTCACAGACATCGGCTTCAAAATCTTTTAAAGGCTTAACACCTCCACCGCCTAAAATCGTTCCATTGCTGTCAACAACATAATAAACATCTTTACTATTTTGATAAGACTCAAACATTCTAGGGGTCTCCTCATCAGAATACGCCGTACCCTCCAAAGGTATTTTAAACTCATAAAAACAATTTCTTATAACCTGCTCTAATTGTTCATTATCTTCAGGCTGAATTTCTCGTATAACTATAGTATCTTTACTCACTTTAAAAAGGCATGTTTTTTTATGTTAGTGAAGATACTTAAATCTAAAAAAATCAGAATAAGGAATATTATTATTTTATCAACAATATTGCTAGCGTTCACGGGCTGCAAAGTTAGTGAAAAACCAGAGTTTTCGCATATTGAAAACGTTAAGATTCTAGAATCCACATCAAAACACATCACATTTACCGCCGAAGCTTTCTTTAAAAATCCAAATGATATTGGCGGCGAATTAAAAACAGACGAAATAAAAGTATTGGTTAACGATAACGAAATGGCAACAGTATCGACCAAAAGCTTTAAAGTACCCGCAAAAAAAGAATTTTCAATTCCGCTTAAGGCAAGTATCCCTACTGATAGAATTTTTAGCAACAAAAATCTCGGCGGATTACTTGGGAGTCTACTCAACCAAAAAATAAAAGTGCAATATAAAGGCGACATTATATATAAGGCTTTAGGCTTTTCATATACTTATAATATTGACAAGATCGAAACCGTGAAAATTAAATTATAACACGTTGACTAAACACGAAACATACATAAAACGTTGTATCGAAATTGCAAAAAACGGTTTGGGAACCACAAGACCAAATCCTATGGTTGGCAGTGTTATTGTATATAAAGACAAAATTATAAGCGAAGGCTACACCAGTCCTTATGGTGGCAATCATGCAGAAGTTAACGCTATAAATGCCGTTACAAACAAAGCTTTACTAAAAGAAGCTACTATTTATGTTACTCTGGAACCCTGCTCACATTACGGAAAAACACCGCCCTGCAGCGACCTTATCATCAAGCACAAAATACCCAACGTTGTTATTGGCTGTATAGACGACAACGCCATGGTAGCCGGTAAAGGCATAAAAAAGCTCCAGGAAGCCGGTTGCAATGTTACTGTTGGCGTTTTAGAAACTGAATGCAAAGCGCACCATAAACGATTTTTCACATTCCATAATAAAAAACGGCCTTATATTATTTTAAAATGGGCAGAAACTAGCGATGGCTTTATAGCTCCAAAAAGTAAGGATGAACAAAAACCAGTTTGGATTTCCTCTACAACATCAAGGCAATTAGTCCATAAATGGCGCTCGGAAGAACAAGCCATTTTAGTAGGAACCAATACCGTTTTACAAGACAACCCTAGTTTAACTGTAAGAGACTGGAAAGGCAACCATCCCATTCGAATTGTTTTGGACAAAGACCTAAAACTCCCAGTAACATATTCTGTTTTCAACGAGGAAGCCAAAACAATTACTATAAGCGAAAACACGATCGATTACCACAAACCTGTGGCTCAGCAAATATGTGATGCTCTTTATAAGGAAGACATTAACTCTATAATTATTGAAGGCGGACAAAAAACGATACAAACATTTATAGATGAAAATCTTTGGGACGAAGCAAGAATCTTTATCGGTCAGGCTAAATTTAATGAAGGCGTAAACGCCCCTAAATTTGTAGGCAAATTAGTTTCTGAAGAAAAAATCATGACAGA includes:
- the prmC gene encoding peptide chain release factor N(5)-glutamine methyltransferase translates to MILKEIQGVFHKELDLIYGKEETDSFFFLLIEAYYGLTRMQLALQPGYKAGKTDTILEALELLKEEQPIQYILGSTDFYGLSFKVNNHVLIPRPETEELVDWIVSRQKKEKQQQLNILDIGTGSGCIAISLAKSLPNAKVYALDVSKEALKVAKTNAELNDVEVAFVESDILDKELVDAGFKNLKFDVIVSNPPYIREREKKMMRPNVVNNEPHLALFVKDENPLKFYEAITYFALDNLKENGLLFFEINEYLGRNMIRLLKDNGFNNIQLKQDIFKKDRMIKAFV
- a CDS encoding GNAT family N-acetyltransferase; this encodes MSKDTIVIREIQPEDNEQLEQVIRNCFYEFKIPLEGTAYSDEETPRMFESYQNSKDVYYVVDSNGTILGGGGVKPLKDFEADVCEIQKMYFSPEVRGKGYGKLLFEKCLQSAKTLGYKQCYLESAPQLKAAIHIYESYGFKHIEGALGNTGHYSCGVWMIKDL
- a CDS encoding LEA type 2 family protein; this translates as MLVKILKSKKIRIRNIIILSTILLAFTGCKVSEKPEFSHIENVKILESTSKHITFTAEAFFKNPNDIGGELKTDEIKVLVNDNEMATVSTKSFKVPAKKEFSIPLKASIPTDRIFSNKNLGGLLGSLLNQKIKVQYKGDIIYKALGFSYTYNIDKIETVKIKL
- the ribD gene encoding bifunctional diaminohydroxyphosphoribosylaminopyrimidine deaminase/5-amino-6-(5-phosphoribosylamino)uracil reductase RibD; protein product: MTKHETYIKRCIEIAKNGLGTTRPNPMVGSVIVYKDKIISEGYTSPYGGNHAEVNAINAVTNKALLKEATIYVTLEPCSHYGKTPPCSDLIIKHKIPNVVIGCIDDNAMVAGKGIKKLQEAGCNVTVGVLETECKAHHKRFFTFHNKKRPYIILKWAETSDGFIAPKSKDEQKPVWISSTTSRQLVHKWRSEEQAILVGTNTVLQDNPSLTVRDWKGNHPIRIVLDKDLKLPVTYSVFNEEAKTITISENTIDYHKPVAQQICDALYKEDINSIIIEGGQKTIQTFIDENLWDEARIFIGQAKFNEGVNAPKFVGKLVSEEKIMTDTLKFYKND